One segment of Candidatus Dadabacteria bacterium DNA contains the following:
- a CDS encoding CDP-alcohol phosphatidyltransferase family protein: protein MKDAIVLCSGTGTNGEDLSKFPSKSIAQVPQLKRIIINCQRAGTEQFHIITDNAGLLKNLLIDDPRITSDINWVPPGESLSVDSGRVLILESSLVVTNSNSLEKFIRDSSDCREDEFSVLVQQDADPVVGMDRETGYVTKYFGGGSSVFGAFSVNFTEVPSVLSAAGLNTWLGDEATRNRMRIFSADSGYWYRLSDTKESRKEAERIIFSHVGKTATGWIARNINGRMSLPLSKLLIRTSLTPNAASVLINLIGVLCGPLYALGHPVLGALFMQVATVLDRCDGEVARIKLMETKKGQWVDTISDQFTVLSFLIGVPVGYYLQTGSTVAVILGTYNIIIFILFLIWSFYFLIKYTDSGSLVAYFEVDKHINPEELSLLRKLLARLRFLGRRNYYSAGLVLIAIIGGNSLVLFATSFALTLFLIHQLEDVIRILRIGKPKEVLQKETEQG, encoded by the coding sequence ATGAAAGACGCTATTGTACTTTGTTCTGGCACAGGAACAAATGGCGAGGATCTATCCAAATTCCCAAGCAAATCGATAGCGCAAGTCCCTCAACTCAAAAGAATTATAATAAATTGTCAACGTGCCGGAACTGAGCAGTTTCATATAATTACCGACAACGCGGGTCTTCTAAAAAACCTGCTTATTGATGACCCGAGAATCACATCGGACATAAACTGGGTCCCACCTGGAGAGTCGCTGTCGGTAGATTCGGGCAGGGTTCTTATTTTAGAATCCTCTCTGGTTGTCACAAACTCCAATTCCCTTGAAAAATTCATTCGTGATTCATCTGATTGCCGCGAGGATGAGTTTTCTGTGCTTGTTCAGCAGGACGCTGATCCTGTTGTTGGCATGGACAGGGAAACCGGTTACGTAACCAAGTATTTCGGTGGAGGAAGCAGCGTCTTTGGCGCTTTCTCCGTAAACTTCACAGAAGTCCCATCTGTGCTTTCGGCTGCCGGGCTCAATACTTGGCTTGGTGACGAGGCCACCCGGAACCGTATGAGAATCTTCAGTGCCGACAGCGGGTACTGGTATCGCCTTTCGGATACCAAGGAATCTCGAAAAGAAGCGGAAAGAATCATCTTTTCTCACGTAGGTAAAACGGCTACCGGATGGATAGCCAGAAATATAAACGGCCGGATGTCTCTTCCTTTGAGCAAGCTCCTGATAAGAACATCTCTTACGCCTAACGCTGCTAGCGTTCTGATTAACCTGATAGGGGTGCTCTGTGGGCCGCTTTACGCCCTTGGTCATCCGGTGCTCGGTGCTCTTTTCATGCAGGTGGCAACTGTTTTGGACAGGTGTGACGGAGAAGTTGCGAGAATAAAGCTTATGGAGACAAAAAAAGGGCAGTGGGTTGATACCATAAGTGACCAGTTCACAGTGCTTTCCTTCCTGATCGGAGTTCCTGTTGGATATTATCTTCAGACCGGAAGCACCGTTGCGGTGATCCTAGGAACCTATAATATCATCATCTTCATCCTGTTTCTGATATGGTCGTTTTACTTTCTGATAAAGTACACAGATTCTGGAAGTCTGGTTGCGTACTTTGAAGTCGACAAGCATATCAATCCCGAGGAACTTTCCCTCCTAAGGAAACTGCTTGCCCGTCTTCGCTTTTTGGGGAGGAGAAATTATTATTCGGCCGGGTTAGTTCTCATAGCGATAATCGGAGGAAACTCCCTAGTTCTTTTCGCTACGTCTTTTGCTCTTACCCTCTTTTTGATACACCAGCTTGAAGACGTTATAAGAATTCTCCGTATCGGAAAACCCAAGGAAGTTCTTCAAAAAGAAACGGAACAGGGCTAA
- a CDS encoding aspartate 1-decarboxylase — protein sequence MQRVLLKSKLHRVTVTDAELDYEGSLTLDRNLMDAADLFPYEEVHIFNLTNGHRFSTYVIEGARGSNIVCVNGAAAHLARKGDCLIIADFAIYDEEQSQTHRPKLIYVDEMNNIISIKSGINGLKLATDG from the coding sequence ATGCAGAGAGTACTCCTTAAATCCAAACTACACAGAGTTACGGTAACTGATGCCGAGTTGGATTATGAAGGGAGTCTTACGCTTGATAGAAATCTCATGGACGCAGCGGATCTGTTTCCCTATGAAGAGGTTCACATTTTCAATCTGACCAATGGCCACCGTTTTTCAACCTACGTGATTGAAGGCGCGAGAGGTTCAAACATAGTTTGTGTAAACGGTGCGGCGGCGCATCTTGCGAGAAAAGGCGATTGCTTGATAATAGCGGATTTTGCAATCTATGATGAAGAACAGAGCCAAACACACAGACCCAAGCTTATATACGTTGATGAGATGAACAATATAATCAGCATAAAATCTGGAATTAACGGTCTTAAACTTGCGACCGATGGGTGA
- a CDS encoding pantoate--beta-alanine ligase, producing MDSAGALSVLNCPSDMKKISDACREAGKKLGFVPTMGALHTGHITLVEESVRRADVTVASVFVNPTQFGPGEDFDRYERDYEGDVEKLARCGVNYLFYPDISDIYPDGFQTTVSVGNLGDCLCGPFRPGHFDGVATVVLKLFNIVRPDFAVFGRKDYQQLKIVQKMVRDFDMDIEIVEMPIVREPDGLAMSSRNAYLSAEQRIKAASVSKALGEIRKKFKSGCGDCKILLAEADRVLRMAQINDIDYIEIRDPETLELRHRAAEGDLVALAVRLDDTRLIDNIVL from the coding sequence ATGGATAGTGCGGGGGCGCTTTCTGTGCTCAACTGCCCTTCCGACATGAAGAAGATTTCCGATGCTTGCAGGGAAGCGGGCAAGAAACTCGGCTTTGTTCCCACTATGGGGGCCCTGCACACAGGGCATATTACCCTCGTGGAGGAATCGGTTAGAAGGGCGGACGTGACGGTCGCAAGTGTTTTTGTTAACCCCACTCAGTTCGGACCCGGTGAGGACTTTGATCGTTACGAAAGGGACTACGAAGGCGACGTGGAAAAACTCGCGCGCTGCGGCGTTAACTATCTGTTTTATCCGGATATAAGCGATATTTATCCCGACGGCTTTCAGACCACGGTTTCTGTGGGAAATCTTGGGGACTGCCTCTGCGGTCCTTTCAGGCCGGGGCATTTTGACGGGGTAGCGACGGTTGTGCTTAAGCTGTTTAACATTGTCCGTCCGGATTTTGCGGTGTTTGGAAGAAAGGACTACCAGCAGCTTAAGATTGTTCAGAAGATGGTACGGGATTTTGATATGGACATCGAGATAGTGGAAATGCCGATAGTACGGGAACCTGACGGACTTGCCATGAGCTCAAGAAACGCTTACCTCAGCGCGGAGCAGAGAATCAAGGCGGCTTCGGTGAGCAAAGCCCTGGGAGAGATCAGAAAGAAGTTCAAAAGCGGTTGCGGTGACTGCAAAATTCTGCTTGCCGAGGCAGACAGGGTATTGCGTATGGCTCAAATTAATGATATTGATTATATTGAGATAAGAGACCCTGAAACCCTAGAGCTCCGGCACAGAGCTGCGGAGGGTGATTTGGTGGCGCTGGCCGTGAGGCTGGACGATACCAGGCTTATCGATAATATTGTGCTTTAA
- a CDS encoding phosphocholine cytidylyltransferase family protein, protein MKAIILAAGRGTRLYPYTHDKPKCLLDIGNISILEHQINLIRDCGINEVVIVVGFGFERVEDFLRNYDGLGMRINTLYNPFYQSTNSLVSLWIARSEFDEDLVVMNGDDVYEIGVLDKALAVRDEKICLPIKKRSRYEREDMKVVVNDSRITKISKEISNAETSAESVGIRMFRDTGVELLKRAVEEEMRNPGAEGKWYISSIHRLISKGYKIKPLDIGELYWMDVDCPLDLFRARKQADRFLKKEYRAPNLLRVVDSSE, encoded by the coding sequence ATGAAAGCTATAATACTTGCAGCGGGTAGGGGAACTAGACTATATCCCTACACTCACGACAAGCCCAAGTGTCTTCTTGATATTGGGAATATATCCATACTTGAACACCAGATAAACCTTATAAGGGACTGCGGCATAAACGAAGTTGTGATCGTCGTGGGTTTCGGTTTTGAGAGAGTGGAGGATTTCCTAAGGAATTACGATGGCCTGGGAATGAGAATCAACACCCTTTACAACCCATTCTATCAATCTACAAACAGCCTTGTGTCTCTCTGGATAGCCAGGAGCGAATTTGACGAAGATTTAGTGGTCATGAACGGAGACGATGTATACGAGATAGGTGTTCTGGACAAGGCGCTTGCAGTCAGGGATGAAAAAATCTGTCTTCCCATAAAAAAGAGATCTCGATATGAAAGGGAGGACATGAAAGTTGTTGTCAACGACAGCAGAATCACGAAGATAAGCAAGGAGATTTCAAACGCTGAGACCTCCGCCGAATCAGTCGGCATAAGAATGTTCAGGGATACGGGTGTTGAACTGCTCAAAAGGGCGGTTGAGGAAGAGATGAGGAATCCCGGTGCCGAAGGCAAATGGTACATTTCCTCAATACACAGGCTTATAAGCAAGGGGTATAAAATCAAGCCCCTCGATATAGGCGAACTTTACTGGATGGATGTCGACTGTCCGCTAGATCTTTTCAGGGCGAGAAAACAGGCTGACAGATTCTTGAAAAAGGAATACCGTGCCCCAAATCTTCTGAGAGTTGTTGACTCCTCCGAATAA
- a CDS encoding adenine phosphoribosyltransferase, producing MALEEIGSYIRRVPDFPSKGILFYDITTLIKNAGAFQKSVDMMAEMLAGKEITSFVAPESRGFIFASALSYKLGKELILVRKPGKLPSDTASVSYDLEYGKDVLEIHKDAINGKSRAVIVDDLLATGGTAHSTGRLVEELGGSVAGYLFLVELTGLKGAEALSPHPVWSLLKMPG from the coding sequence ATGGCACTGGAAGAGATAGGAAGTTACATAAGACGCGTTCCCGATTTCCCGAGTAAGGGAATACTTTTCTACGATATAACCACGCTGATTAAAAACGCCGGAGCTTTTCAAAAATCCGTTGACATGATGGCGGAAATGCTCGCCGGCAAGGAGATAACCTCATTTGTCGCGCCCGAGAGCCGAGGTTTTATCTTCGCTTCCGCCTTATCCTATAAGCTTGGAAAAGAATTGATCCTAGTGAGGAAGCCCGGCAAGTTGCCAAGCGACACCGCAAGCGTTTCATATGACCTTGAGTATGGAAAAGACGTTCTGGAAATTCACAAAGACGCGATAAACGGTAAAAGCAGAGCAGTAATCGTCGATGATCTCCTGGCCACGGGGGGAACAGCGCACAGTACCGGGCGCCTAGTGGAAGAACTAGGCGGAAGCGTCGCCGGGTACCTCTTTCTTGTAGAACTTACGGGACTCAAGGGGGCCGAGGCTCTTTCCCCCCACCCGGTCTGGTCCCTACTTAAAATGCCGGGGTAA
- the aroB gene encoding 3-dehydroquinate synthase: MKKIQVKVRSNEDNSYEILIGQGLLSQIAGDLVEASIAHSHALVTDSNVADLYGAKLLSDLGEVLPEVSMIVFPAGEQSKTREIKSFIEDKMLESGFGRDSSVIALGGGVVGDIAGFVAATYMRGVPCVQVPTSLVACVDSSVGGKTAVDTPHGKNLIGSFYQPWRVYVDTDMLKTLEPKQLAEGLAEIIKYGVIRSEDFFQYLEANIEKIYDFDDATLLEVIETSCRIKAEVVEKDEKEQNLRKILNFGHTVGHAIEQLSDYTISHGEAISAGMAIEGEIALGETGWSKEEQGRLTLLLQRAGLPTEPPRGVNVGKIIDVMKIDKKARKGKIEMSLPECIGKMKEHEGDYGIKIGEQTIISAFRS; the protein is encoded by the coding sequence TTGAAAAAGATACAAGTCAAAGTCAGGTCAAACGAAGATAACTCCTATGAAATCCTGATCGGCCAAGGTCTTCTGAGCCAGATTGCCGGCGATCTGGTCGAGGCATCCATAGCTCATTCCCATGCCCTAGTAACCGATTCAAACGTGGCGGATCTCTATGGAGCAAAACTTCTGAGCGATCTTGGGGAAGTGCTCCCAGAAGTCAGTATGATTGTTTTTCCGGCGGGAGAGCAAAGCAAAACCAGAGAAATCAAGTCCTTCATAGAAGACAAGATGCTCGAATCGGGATTCGGCAGGGATTCTTCGGTCATAGCACTCGGCGGCGGGGTCGTGGGAGATATAGCAGGATTCGTGGCCGCCACTTACATGAGGGGAGTACCCTGCGTTCAGGTGCCGACAAGCCTAGTTGCCTGCGTTGACAGTTCGGTGGGAGGAAAAACTGCTGTAGACACCCCTCACGGAAAAAACCTCATCGGTTCCTTCTATCAACCATGGCGGGTGTATGTGGACACAGACATGCTTAAAACCCTTGAACCGAAGCAACTCGCGGAGGGACTCGCCGAAATAATTAAATACGGTGTAATAAGGAGTGAGGATTTCTTCCAGTACCTAGAAGCAAATATCGAGAAAATCTACGATTTCGACGACGCTACGCTGCTCGAGGTGATAGAGACAAGCTGCAGGATCAAGGCGGAAGTGGTCGAGAAGGACGAAAAGGAGCAGAACCTGCGGAAAATCCTTAATTTCGGGCACACGGTCGGCCACGCAATCGAGCAGTTATCCGACTATACAATCTCCCACGGAGAAGCGATTTCCGCGGGAATGGCAATTGAGGGAGAAATCGCTCTGGGTGAAACAGGGTGGAGCAAAGAAGAACAGGGCAGGCTCACCCTTCTTCTGCAGAGAGCGGGACTTCCTACTGAGCCTCCACGCGGGGTAAACGTGGGGAAAATAATCGATGTCATGAAGATCGACAAGAAAGCCAGAAAAGGCAAGATAGAAATGTCGCTTCCCGAGTGCATAGGCAAGATGAAAGAACATGAGGGAGATTACGGAATAAAGATCGGGGAGCAGACCATAATTTCCGCTTTCAGATCCTGA
- a CDS encoding BamA/TamA family outer membrane protein, producing MWFYAHGRLSLILVQLKCLRLFLTRRFFRFVLVKVNLSLLTLMEMDSPISSFSDRNYSSNFPRELLCIPQSVAFLLSGLFFLLVLFPLALDVRAEEAEKDETVFISGIKIKGLKDIELERIKDSMITPFPSRRPWRKRPEFNEQFLEDDIKRIEQVLREHGYYGSTVTHTLDFRDGNRKVDIEIRVEQGDPVIVKTLNIAVLGNHPDDYVSDVAEVILLEEGKPFSQISYQRSKVLITELFSDRGYPLPDVKSEAIVSLRSREVNVEFIIDPGQEYYFGDVMFRGNSDIATRLLEREIEYEQGDLFSLKETQKSRANIFETGLFNSVIVDTEYDRRNFEVRTIYSVTERKLGTIRLGVGYATEDNLRAQLSWNQRNFFDGGRILQVTSSYSSLTRGLLARLDQPHLVGRNSSLAFLLDVRRDDFPGYEGLSFDFNSTLSKEFFDYLTLFSSLNVVFANIDSQVVRTPIESARDSVFLTAVDLGIEYDLTDSLINPTSGMRLFFFMERPIQTTSSARTDYLKFLAELRYYKSVSGIVLGKRATIGNISTLGGTDPLNVPIFKRFFAGGSASMRGYSFQHLSPLNSDRDPLGGNSIIIGNAEARFGLFNKLGAVIFFDYGNVYSKSFGFSASNLKYAAGAGLRYHTIIGPIRADFGYLLNPEDEERDDRFKIFISIGQAF from the coding sequence ATGTGGTTTTACGCGCACGGCCGGTTATCGTTGATTCTTGTACAGCTAAAGTGTCTGCGTCTGTTTCTAACCCGCCGGTTTTTTCGGTTTGTTCTTGTCAAAGTCAATTTGTCCTTGTTAACATTAATGGAAATGGATAGTCCTATATCTTCTTTTTCTGACCGCAACTATAGCAGCAACTTCCCGCGCGAACTCCTTTGCATACCTCAAAGCGTCGCCTTTTTGCTCTCGGGGCTTTTTTTTCTTCTCGTCCTTTTTCCCTTGGCTTTGGATGTTAGAGCCGAGGAAGCGGAGAAGGACGAAACGGTTTTTATCTCCGGGATCAAGATAAAGGGGTTAAAAGACATAGAACTCGAGAGAATAAAGGACTCCATGATAACTCCTTTTCCCTCAAGGAGACCTTGGAGAAAACGTCCGGAATTCAACGAGCAGTTCCTTGAGGACGATATAAAAAGAATAGAGCAGGTTCTCAGGGAACATGGTTATTACGGTTCCACAGTAACCCATACCTTAGATTTCCGGGATGGAAACCGAAAAGTGGATATAGAAATAAGGGTGGAGCAAGGGGATCCCGTAATAGTGAAGACTTTGAACATAGCGGTTCTCGGTAACCACCCGGACGATTACGTCTCCGATGTCGCCGAGGTAATCCTCTTGGAAGAGGGGAAACCTTTTTCCCAGATAAGCTACCAGAGGTCAAAAGTTCTTATCACGGAGTTGTTCTCCGATAGGGGTTATCCTCTGCCGGATGTAAAATCCGAAGCGATTGTGAGCCTGAGGAGCAGAGAGGTTAATGTTGAATTCATCATCGACCCGGGCCAGGAATATTATTTCGGCGACGTGATGTTCAGGGGAAATTCCGATATTGCCACCAGACTTCTCGAACGGGAGATAGAGTACGAGCAAGGGGACCTGTTTTCTCTCAAAGAAACTCAGAAATCGCGGGCGAACATTTTTGAAACCGGACTTTTCAATTCCGTTATAGTGGATACTGAATACGACCGGCGGAACTTCGAGGTTCGGACTATATACAGCGTTACTGAAAGGAAACTCGGAACGATAAGGCTTGGAGTTGGATACGCCACGGAGGACAATCTAAGGGCGCAGCTATCTTGGAACCAGAGGAATTTTTTTGACGGCGGAAGGATCCTTCAGGTCACTTCCAGTTATTCATCCCTGACACGGGGTTTACTGGCCAGACTTGATCAGCCCCACTTAGTCGGCAGAAACTCCAGTCTTGCTTTTTTGCTTGACGTGAGAAGGGATGATTTTCCGGGCTATGAGGGCTTGAGTTTCGATTTCAACAGTACCTTGTCCAAGGAGTTTTTTGATTATCTCACACTTTTCAGTTCCCTGAACGTCGTATTTGCGAATATAGACTCTCAGGTGGTAAGAACGCCGATTGAAAGTGCCCGCGACAGCGTTTTCCTGACGGCTGTTGATCTGGGAATTGAGTATGACCTGACCGACAGCCTTATAAATCCTACCAGTGGAATGCGGCTGTTTTTCTTCATGGAAAGACCGATTCAGACCACTAGCTCCGCCCGCACCGATTACCTGAAGTTTCTGGCCGAGTTAAGGTACTACAAGAGTGTTTCCGGGATCGTTCTGGGAAAAAGGGCGACGATTGGAAATATAAGCACACTTGGGGGAACTGACCCGCTTAACGTGCCGATCTTCAAAAGATTCTTCGCCGGAGGCAGTGCAAGCATGAGGGGTTATTCATTTCAGCATCTGAGTCCGCTTAATTCGGATCGGGATCCTCTTGGGGGCAACTCTATTATCATTGGCAACGCTGAAGCCCGCTTCGGACTTTTTAACAAGCTTGGAGCGGTAATTTTCTTCGATTACGGAAATGTTTATTCAAAGAGTTTCGGTTTCAGTGCTTCCAACCTGAAGTACGCGGCCGGTGCCGGATTGAGATACCATACGATTATCGGGCCGATCAGGGCGGATTTCGGCTACCTTCTAAACCCCGAGGATGAGGAAAGAGACGACAGATTCAAGATTTTTATAAGCATAGGGCAGGCTTTTTAG
- a CDS encoding septal ring lytic transglycosylase RlpA family protein — protein sequence MIWVRFAVLIAFFAVGCSFSSGSPKWESRDFQRPKSTHTVQYGKASWYGDKEHGKRSASGEVFNRNAYTAAHKELPFGTVVRVTNRENGRQVRVRINDRGPYIRGRVIDLSYAAAKAIGLVRSGVAEVKVEVLSTPSERSESLFVSLYTVQAGSFRNKAAANELKRKLSRVTDEDVRVESFAFEGDTYYRVRVGRFKKRKDAETLRVVLRKRGYSARIYVE from the coding sequence ATGATCTGGGTCAGATTCGCCGTCTTGATTGCGTTTTTTGCGGTCGGTTGCTCTTTTTCTTCAGGTTCCCCGAAGTGGGAAAGCCGGGATTTTCAGCGGCCCAAGTCGACGCATACCGTACAGTACGGCAAGGCTTCCTGGTACGGGGACAAGGAACATGGCAAGAGGTCCGCAAGTGGCGAGGTATTCAATAGAAATGCCTATACCGCGGCGCACAAGGAGCTTCCTTTTGGTACCGTCGTGCGTGTTACCAATCGCGAGAATGGCAGGCAGGTAAGGGTCAGGATAAATGACAGGGGTCCTTACATAAGGGGCAGGGTGATAGATCTCTCATATGCGGCCGCGAAAGCCATCGGACTTGTTAGAAGTGGTGTTGCGGAAGTGAAAGTAGAAGTGCTGTCGACACCCTCTGAAAGGTCAGAAAGCCTTTTTGTCTCCCTCTACACAGTCCAAGCCGGTTCTTTTCGAAACAAGGCGGCGGCCAATGAACTCAAAAGAAAGCTTTCGCGTGTCACGGACGAGGATGTGAGGGTGGAATCTTTTGCTTTTGAGGGGGATACTTATTACAGGGTGAGGGTTGGCAGGTTCAAGAAAAGGAAAGATGCCGAGACGCTTCGCGTAGTTTTGAGGAAGCGGGGATACTCAGCCAGAATATATGTTGAGTGA
- the panB gene encoding 3-methyl-2-oxobutanoate hydroxymethyltransferase — MKKLRTADFRKMKEQGEKIAMITAYDATIAAIVDAAGVDVVLVGDSLGNVVQGLEDTLSVTLDEMIYHTKIVSRGVNRAHLCTDMPFLSYQKSPEDAIESAGRLLKEGRAESVKLEVNDAYVDTVYRIQKAGIPVVAHIGLCPQSVHVMGGYKVQGSLPGERETLLDLAKSCEQAGAFMVVIESVLSEVARDVTESLGIPTVGIGSGGDCDGQVLVVNDMIGLTPEPLPKFVKKYAKVAKTISDSTKKYVKEVKKGTFPSQEQSYG; from the coding sequence ATGAAAAAACTGAGAACAGCTGATTTTCGTAAGATGAAGGAGCAGGGTGAGAAAATCGCCATGATAACGGCGTACGATGCTACCATTGCCGCGATAGTGGACGCAGCGGGAGTAGATGTGGTTCTGGTTGGAGATTCTCTAGGCAATGTGGTTCAGGGCCTTGAAGATACGCTTTCGGTTACGCTGGATGAAATGATTTATCACACGAAGATTGTTTCAAGAGGTGTGAACCGGGCCCATCTGTGCACGGATATGCCCTTTCTTTCCTATCAGAAATCTCCCGAAGATGCTATAGAGAGCGCCGGAAGACTTTTAAAGGAAGGGAGGGCTGAGTCGGTTAAGCTTGAGGTAAATGATGCATACGTCGATACCGTGTACCGCATCCAGAAAGCCGGGATTCCCGTTGTTGCTCATATAGGGCTTTGTCCGCAGTCTGTTCACGTAATGGGTGGTTACAAGGTACAGGGAAGTCTGCCGGGCGAGCGCGAAACGCTTTTGGATCTCGCCAAGTCCTGTGAGCAGGCGGGCGCTTTCATGGTGGTTATCGAAAGCGTTTTGTCTGAGGTGGCCAGAGATGTTACCGAGAGTCTAGGAATACCGACAGTCGGGATAGGGTCCGGGGGGGATTGCGACGGACAGGTGCTTGTTGTAAACGACATGATAGGCCTGACGCCGGAGCCACTCCCCAAGTTCGTCAAGAAATACGCGAAGGTTGCAAAGACAATCTCCGATTCAACAAAAAAATACGTGAAAGAGGTAAAAAAAGGGACTTTTCCTTCGCAGGAGCAGTCTTATGGATAG
- a CDS encoding aminotransferase class I/II-fold pyridoxal phosphate-dependent enzyme, whose protein sequence is MNRPDYNFSLINRLPPYVLGVVNELKHKARARGEDIIDLGMGNPDQATPDHIVEKLREAVSEPRNHRYSASAGLPKLRLAITDWYRRKYDVDLDPDSEAVVTIGSKEGISHLMVSILSPGDMAIVPNPSYPIHSYSVIIARGDTHSCPMGKKEDLIQSIEKAIKEVWPKPKVLILSFPNNPTTQVMDLDFFEKICDLARETGLIVVHDLVYAELCYDGYKAPSIMQVKGAKDVAVEFYSLSKTYSMPGWRVGFMVGNPEIVSALKRIKSYLDYGIFQPIQIAAITALNGPQEPVERIRETYRSRRDKLIESFARAGWEIPKPKATMFVWAQIPEEFAEMGSLEFSKLLIEKSKVAVSPGVGFGNYGEGFVRLALVENENRITQAARGVRKLLQGAHGY, encoded by the coding sequence ATGAACCGGCCGGATTATAATTTTTCCCTGATAAACCGACTTCCCCCTTACGTGCTAGGCGTAGTCAACGAACTTAAACACAAAGCACGCGCCAGAGGAGAGGATATAATCGACCTCGGCATGGGGAACCCTGATCAGGCAACGCCGGACCACATAGTGGAGAAACTGCGCGAGGCAGTAAGTGAACCCAGAAACCACAGATACTCCGCTTCCGCCGGACTGCCCAAACTTCGTCTGGCCATAACCGACTGGTACAGAAGAAAATACGATGTTGACCTTGACCCGGATTCCGAAGCCGTCGTCACGATAGGATCAAAAGAAGGCATATCGCATTTAATGGTCTCCATACTCTCCCCAGGAGATATGGCGATAGTTCCAAATCCCTCCTACCCGATACACAGCTACTCCGTAATCATAGCAAGAGGAGACACTCACAGTTGTCCCATGGGGAAGAAAGAAGACTTGATACAGTCAATAGAAAAAGCGATAAAGGAAGTGTGGCCAAAACCCAAAGTCCTTATTCTTTCATTCCCCAACAACCCGACAACACAAGTCATGGACCTTGATTTCTTCGAGAAAATCTGTGACCTGGCACGTGAGACGGGTCTTATAGTAGTGCATGATCTGGTTTACGCAGAGCTGTGTTATGACGGATACAAGGCCCCGAGCATAATGCAGGTAAAGGGAGCCAAAGACGTTGCGGTGGAATTCTATTCACTTTCCAAAACCTACAGCATGCCCGGCTGGAGGGTAGGCTTCATGGTGGGAAATCCAGAAATCGTTTCCGCGCTCAAAAGGATAAAAAGTTACCTTGACTACGGAATATTCCAGCCGATCCAGATAGCCGCAATTACCGCTCTCAACGGACCTCAGGAACCTGTAGAGCGCATAAGGGAAACCTACAGGTCCAGAAGAGACAAGCTGATCGAATCATTCGCAAGGGCCGGATGGGAAATCCCAAAACCGAAAGCCACCATGTTCGTATGGGCACAGATACCTGAAGAGTTTGCGGAAATGGGGTCGCTTGAATTCTCGAAACTTCTTATAGAGAAATCAAAAGTCGCCGTATCCCCCGGAGTGGGATTCGGAAACTACGGAGAAGGATTCGTAAGACTTGCACTTGTTGAGAACGAAAACAGAATAACTCAGGCGGCAAGGGGAGTTAGGAAGCTTCTTCAGGGCGCCCACGGCTACTAA
- a CDS encoding TIGR00725 family protein, with product METIIGVIGAANASEKEERTSEEVGVLIAKGDCFLLCGGMGGVMEAACRGAKSAGGTTIGILPGPEASLANRFIDIPIVTGMGEARNVIVAKSSHSIIAIGGSFGTLSEISFALKSGIPVIGLDTWDVSEEIIKCETPEEAVRTAFELSSLRKRA from the coding sequence ATGGAAACGATCATAGGAGTAATCGGAGCAGCTAACGCAAGTGAGAAGGAAGAAAGAACTTCGGAAGAGGTCGGAGTTCTTATTGCCAAAGGGGATTGTTTTCTGCTTTGCGGCGGAATGGGAGGAGTTATGGAAGCCGCGTGCCGAGGAGCAAAATCAGCCGGAGGCACCACAATCGGGATCCTCCCCGGACCCGAAGCCTCCTTGGCCAACAGATTCATCGACATACCAATAGTTACAGGGATGGGTGAAGCAAGAAACGTGATAGTAGCAAAGTCAAGCCATTCTATAATCGCCATTGGAGGCAGTTTCGGCACCCTGTCGGAGATATCGTTCGCACTTAAGTCCGGAATTCCCGTTATCGGGCTTGACACCTGGGATGTCTCTGAGGAAATTATCAAATGCGAAACTCCGGAAGAAGCAGTGAGAACAGCCTTTGAGCTATCCTCCCTCAGGAAAAGGGCCTGA